The window ACTTCTATATAATAACAATCGATTACATAGAGGTTTAATCTTCAATAAATGAATATAAATGGTGTAGAAATAGCGCCAGGTGAAGAGAAAGTGGTTGATGTAAATATTGCACGTTTACCTTCTCATACTCCTATAGACGTTTCCATAACAATTGCTAGATCATCAGAGCCAGGCCCTACATTATTACTGATGGGAGGATTGCATGGTGATGAGATTAATGGTTCGGAAATCGTAAGAAGGATAATTGAAAAAAACGAACATATCCCGAAAATAGGTTCTGTAATATGCATCCCCATTATAAATGTATATGGATTCATTTATTTTTCAAGGTATGTACCAGATGGAAAAGATGTTAACCGATCATTCCCCGGTAATAAAAATGGATCTTTAGCTGCAAGAATGGCTTATTTCTTAACTAAAGAGATTTTGCCAGTAATCGATTATGGTATAGATTTTCATACAGGCGGTGCAGATAGAACAAATTATCCTCAAATAAGATGTATGATGAAGGATGATGTGAATGTAGAGTTGGCGAAAGCCTTTCATGCTCCTTTCACTTTGGATTCAAAGTTTAGACCTAAATCATTAAGACAGACAGCTAATAAATTTGGTAAAAACATATTAGTTTATGAGGGGGGTGAATCTTCCAGGTTTGATGAGTACGCTATCAAAGAAGGAATCAATGGAGCAAAAAGAATGATGAAACATTTAGGAATGAGGGATGAGGCAGAAAATGCACCATATCAGAATTTAATCATTAAAAACTCTTCTTGGGTGAGAGCTAAGAAATCTGGAGTGTTTTTGTCCGCTGTAAAAAGTGGGGATGCAATCAAAAAGAATCAATTATTAGGTCATATTCATGATCCTTTTGGTGGCTTTAAAAGTAAAATTAAATCTGTTGTAAATGGTTATGTCATCGGTTTAAATCATAATCCAATAGTTCATGAAGGTGATGCAATAATGCATTTAGGAGTAATCAAATAATATGTATAGGAATTTCATAAAGCCTTTTTTCGATAAGCTTATTGCATTAATTGCACTTTTGGTAGCTAGTCCAATATTCATTTTAGTGGCTTTATTATTAGCAATTTTTCAAAATGGGAAAGTCTTTTTTACTCAAAGAAGACCTGGCAAAAATGAAAAAATATTTATGCTTGTTAAATTTAAAACTATGCGTGATGATAAGGATGAGCAAGGAG is drawn from Marivirga arenosa and contains these coding sequences:
- a CDS encoding succinylglutamate desuccinylase/aspartoacylase family protein; this translates as MNINGVEIAPGEEKVVDVNIARLPSHTPIDVSITIARSSEPGPTLLLMGGLHGDEINGSEIVRRIIEKNEHIPKIGSVICIPIINVYGFIYFSRYVPDGKDVNRSFPGNKNGSLAARMAYFLTKEILPVIDYGIDFHTGGADRTNYPQIRCMMKDDVNVELAKAFHAPFTLDSKFRPKSLRQTANKFGKNILVYEGGESSRFDEYAIKEGINGAKRMMKHLGMRDEAENAPYQNLIIKNSSWVRAKKSGVFLSAVKSGDAIKKNQLLGHIHDPFGGFKSKIKSVVNGYVIGLNHNPIVHEGDAIMHLGVIK